Proteins co-encoded in one Inquilinus sp. Marseille-Q2685 genomic window:
- the leuA gene encoding 2-isopropylmalate synthase → MSVMQPKSGMPIEKYRPVQTVALTDRQWPNRVIDRAPVWCSVDLRDGNQALIEPMGTDRKQRMWDLLVRMGFKEIEVGFPAASQTDFDFVRHLIDNDLIPDGVTIQVLTQSREELIRRTFDAIRGAKRAIVHLYNSTSTLQRRVVFGLDRDGITEIAVRGTKLIKDLVPTVPETEIVFQYSPESFTGTELDYARDICGAVLDVWQPTPERKAILNLPATVEMATPNVYADQIEWCHRNFARRDSFVLSVHPHNDRGTGIAATELALMAGADRVEGTLFGNGERTGNVDIVTLGLNMFTQGVDPELDLHDVGEIVRTVEYCNQLPVHPRHPYGGELVFTAFSGSHQDAIKKGFAAMEKSNSGLWEVPYLPIDPQDIGCSYEAVIRVNSQSGKGGVAYLLLTDHGLDLPRKLQVEFSQVIQKLADETGKEISSKVIWQEFEQEYLAPGRVEVVGHTTLPTGRGERHIEAQVKIDGVEKTIKGEGNGPLNAFVDALRREIGADVDIVDYREHALRSGSDSSAATYVEARVGGRTLFGVGIDSNIVMASLKAVASAVNRGARKGAV, encoded by the coding sequence ATGTCCGTGATGCAACCCAAATCCGGAATGCCGATCGAGAAGTACCGCCCGGTGCAGACCGTGGCGCTGACCGACCGGCAATGGCCGAACCGCGTCATCGACCGCGCCCCGGTCTGGTGCTCGGTCGACCTGCGCGACGGCAACCAGGCCCTGATCGAGCCGATGGGCACCGACCGCAAGCAGCGGATGTGGGACCTCCTGGTCCGCATGGGCTTCAAGGAGATCGAGGTCGGCTTCCCCGCCGCCTCGCAGACCGATTTCGACTTCGTCCGCCACCTGATCGATAACGATCTCATCCCCGACGGCGTCACCATCCAGGTGCTGACCCAGTCGCGGGAGGAGCTGATCCGCCGCACCTTCGACGCCATCCGCGGCGCCAAGCGGGCGATCGTCCATCTCTACAACTCGACCTCGACGCTGCAGCGCCGGGTGGTGTTCGGCCTCGACCGCGACGGCATCACCGAGATCGCGGTGCGCGGCACCAAGCTGATCAAGGATCTGGTGCCGACGGTGCCGGAGACCGAGATCGTGTTCCAGTACTCGCCCGAGAGCTTCACCGGCACCGAGCTGGACTATGCCCGCGACATCTGCGGCGCGGTGCTCGACGTCTGGCAGCCGACGCCAGAGAGGAAGGCGATCCTGAACCTGCCGGCGACGGTCGAGATGGCGACGCCGAACGTCTATGCCGACCAGATCGAGTGGTGCCACCGCAACTTCGCCCGGCGCGACAGCTTCGTGCTGTCGGTGCATCCGCACAACGACCGCGGCACCGGTATCGCCGCGACCGAGCTGGCGCTGATGGCCGGCGCCGACCGGGTCGAGGGCACGTTGTTCGGCAATGGCGAGCGCACCGGCAATGTCGACATCGTCACGCTGGGGCTGAACATGTTCACCCAGGGCGTCGACCCCGAGCTCGACCTGCACGATGTCGGCGAGATCGTCCGCACCGTCGAATACTGCAACCAGCTGCCGGTGCATCCGCGCCACCCCTATGGCGGCGAGCTGGTGTTCACCGCCTTCTCCGGCTCGCACCAGGACGCGATCAAGAAGGGCTTCGCGGCCATGGAGAAGAGCAACAGCGGGCTGTGGGAGGTGCCGTACCTGCCGATCGACCCGCAGGACATCGGCTGCAGCTACGAGGCCGTGATCCGGGTCAACAGCCAGTCCGGCAAGGGGGGCGTCGCCTATCTCCTGCTGACCGATCACGGCCTCGATTTGCCGCGCAAGCTGCAGGTGGAGTTCAGCCAGGTGATCCAGAAGCTGGCCGACGAGACCGGCAAGGAGATCTCGTCCAAGGTGATCTGGCAGGAGTTCGAGCAGGAGTACCTGGCCCCCGGCCGGGTCGAGGTGGTCGGCCACACCACCCTGCCGACCGGCCGCGGCGAGCGCCACATCGAGGCGCAGGTGAAGATCGACGGGGTGGAGAAGACGATCAAGGGCGAGGGCAACGGCCCGCTCAACGCCTTCGTCGACGCGCTGCGGCGCGAGATCGGGGCGGATGTCGACATCGTCGACTATCGCGAGCACGCGCTGCGCAGCGGTTCCGACTCCAGCGCCGCGACCTATGTCGAGGCGCGGGTCGGCGGCAGGACGCTGTTCGGCGTCGGCATCGACAGCAACATCGTCATGGCCTCGCTCAAGGCCGTGGCCAGTGCCGTGAATCGCGGAGCCCGCAAGGGCGCCGTGTAA